The sequence GAAGCGCTTGTTGTGCTCGAACGTCTCCTCGCGCTCCCCCTGCAGGCCGTGGACGAGGTTGATACCGGGGAGGAGCTTCGGTAAGCGGTCGGCCGCATCGTCGCCGTGGGTGGGCGCGTCGCTCGGGTCGTCGCCGGGGCGCCAGCCGGCCTCCTCGTTGACGACGCGCACCGCTTCGAGACATTCGTCGGCGGTGACGAGCAGGTTGTTCTCCTCGCGAACCACGGGGTCGGCTGATTCGAGGCCGAACGCCGCCGTGTCACCGGCCGTGTTGTGCTCGGCGATGATGCGGATGGCCTCGCGGGAGCGCTCCGGGTAGTCGACGATGGTGACGGGGTTCATGTTGTCGAGATGGAGCGTCTCCAGGTCGGGCGCCACTTCCCGGATGCCGGCGTAGAGACGGCGGAGGGCGTCGGGGTTGGGCGCCTCGCCGTCGCCGCCGAACGCGAGGATGTCGGCCTGTCGCCCCAGACGGAAATGGCGGACGCCGCGCTCGTAGAGCGCCTCGACCTCCCGGACGACCGATTCGGCCGAGCGGAATCCGGGGTCGCCGTACAGCGGTTCCGTACAGAACGAGCACCGGTAGGCACAGCCACGAGAGGTTTCGAGTTCCGCGATCAGGTAGTCGGGGTGGTTGGGATGATCCTCGACGACGAACGCGCCTTTCGCGGCCCAGCGGTCCAGTTCTTCGTTGTCGCGCATGCGGTCGCCGAAGCCCTCTAATCCGCTTGCGACGAGGTCGTGGGCCGCCGCCTCGACGTCGCCCTTGGCGACGAAGTCGTAGTCGAGGTCCTTGCGCTCCATCTCCTGGCCGCCGGCGTTCTCGTCGCCGACGCCGAAGCGGACGGGACCGCCCATCAGTGTCGTGCCGTCGGCAGTCCAGGCGAGTTCCCGCACCTCGTCGGGTTCGGCGGGCGTGCCGCCGACGTATTTCCCGGGGACGGTCATGCCGCCGAGATAGATGAAGAGGTCGGCGTCGGCCACGTCGCCCCACTTCATCCGGTCGTCGCGGAGTTCGTCGATGGTGTGGTAGGCGATGTTGGCGGGGGCGACGCCGGCGTCGACGAGCGCGCCCGCGGTGAACCGGGGATACGTCGAGATGTACGGCGGGACCCCGAAATGTGCCGGTTCGTCGACGTAGCCGTCGACGATCGTCACGGAGAGTTCGGCGGGGTCGGTCATACCCCTTCGTTTGCGGCCGACGCGTAAAACCGTGTTCGTGTGCCCATCGACCCCCCACGCCACTTATGCCGGTCGCGGCATTATCTCGCCGCATGCCCGCCACGAAAGAGATCAAATGCACCAGCGATGACTGCGAGCTCGATATGTTCGAGAACCACTACACGTACGACATCGCCGACGATCACACCGTCGCTGACCTCTCCTGTCCGCTCTGTGGCGGAACGGACTGTCTCGAAACGATCGAACTATGACGGGGCTTCGGGAGTTCGGCAAGTCCGCGGCGACGGCCGTCCTCGAACGGGTCGGCCGCGGCGTCAGTAAGGTACAGGAGCGCAAGCCGCTCCCCTACGACGTGCTGGAGTCGGACGGCGCGTATCTCGTCGTCTTCGACGCGCCGGGCGTCACCCGGAGCGACGTACAGGTGCGCTACATCGACGGCGAGGTGCAGGTGCGACTCGACCGCTTCCGCGACTTCCACGAGGGGTTCGAGATGCGGTTCCCCGGCCGCGGCCTCTCGCTCGACGGCCGGGCGCGTCTCCCGCCGGACGCCGACGTCGACGCCGGTGACGCCTCGGCAACGCTGAAAGAGAACGGGACGCTACAGGTTCGAGTGCCGAAGCAGGCGTCGGGCACGGATGTCACGGTGCAGACGGAAGACGGCGACGAGGACGAGGACGACGGCGACGAGTCGGCGTGACCGTCGCTCAGACGGGGTAGTCGGCGTCGGGGTCGACCACCCGGTCGACCTCCGGCGGCATCTCCCAGTCGGTCGTCAGTTCGAGCAGTTGGACGAGCATCCGCCCGGTCGCGCCCCAGACCGTGTAGCCGTCGACGTGGAAGAAATGGAGGCGGATGTCGCCGTAGTACGGGTGGTCCCGGCGCTCGGACTCGTAGTTCGACGGGTCCGTGAGTTCGGCGACGGGCAGTACGGCGATTTCGGCCACCTCGCGTTCGTCGGGGACGTAGTCGCGGTCCGGCACCCGGGCGACGAACGGGCGAACGGCGTACTCGCTCACGGTCGGAATGTCGTCGAGTTGTCCCACGATATCCGCCTCGTTCGGGCGGAGACCGATCTCCTCGTCGGCCTCGCGCTGGGCCGTCGCCCGCAGATCCGCATCGCTCGGTTCGCGACCGCCGCCGGGGAAACTCATCTGCCCCGGATGTTCGCCGAGATGGTCCGCACGTTTCGTAAAGAGGAGGGCGTCGCCGTCGCCGCGGTCGACGACGGGCGCGATAACCGCCGCTTCGCGCTCGGCGTCGGCGATGGTTCGGGGCGTGTGGCGAGTGACGGCGGGCAGATCCATGCGCATGGTGTCGAGCGGAGTGTCGGACGTACCTACGATCCGAGGGGTCGTTTCAGTTGTGGTTCTCTCGCGCGTCGTCGAGTCGCCGCCGGACGTCGCTCACGTCGGTCCCGCCCCAGGTTTCGAGGTCGTAGCTCACGTCCAGCAACTGCGCGATGCGGTCGGCGTCCTCGGCGTCGACAGCGCGGGCCGCGTCGGCGC comes from Haloplanus sp. XH21 and encodes:
- a CDS encoding radical SAM protein: MTDPAELSVTIVDGYVDEPAHFGVPPYISTYPRFTAGALVDAGVAPANIAYHTIDELRDDRMKWGDVADADLFIYLGGMTVPGKYVGGTPAEPDEVRELAWTADGTTLMGGPVRFGVGDENAGGQEMERKDLDYDFVAKGDVEAAAHDLVASGLEGFGDRMRDNEELDRWAAKGAFVVEDHPNHPDYLIAELETSRGCAYRCSFCTEPLYGDPGFRSAESVVREVEALYERGVRHFRLGRQADILAFGGDGEAPNPDALRRLYAGIREVAPDLETLHLDNMNPVTIVDYPERSREAIRIIAEHNTAGDTAAFGLESADPVVREENNLLVTADECLEAVRVVNEEAGWRPGDDPSDAPTHGDDAADRLPKLLPGINLVHGLQGEREETFEHNKRFLQRVYDEGLMLRRINIRQVMAFAGTEMSDTGADIAADHKKLFKQYKREVREEIDRPMLRRVVPAGTVLPDVHLEYHQDGKTFGRQLGTYPLLVAIPGERELGTTLDVAVVDHGFRSVTGVPHPLDLNAASMDELAALPGVGQSTAGDIVVNRPYGSLHDLDIDADLSQFAAVESMGSAD
- a CDS encoding DUF7559 family protein; protein product: MPATKEIKCTSDDCELDMFENHYTYDIADDHTVADLSCPLCGGTDCLETIEL
- a CDS encoding Hsp20/alpha crystallin family protein encodes the protein MTGLREFGKSAATAVLERVGRGVSKVQERKPLPYDVLESDGAYLVVFDAPGVTRSDVQVRYIDGEVQVRLDRFRDFHEGFEMRFPGRGLSLDGRARLPPDADVDAGDASATLKENGTLQVRVPKQASGTDVTVQTEDGDEDEDDGDESA
- a CDS encoding NUDIX hydrolase, which codes for MDLPAVTRHTPRTIADAEREAAVIAPVVDRGDGDALLFTKRADHLGEHPGQMSFPGGGREPSDADLRATAQREADEEIGLRPNEADIVGQLDDIPTVSEYAVRPFVARVPDRDYVPDEREVAEIAVLPVAELTDPSNYESERRDHPYYGDIRLHFFHVDGYTVWGATGRMLVQLLELTTDWEMPPEVDRVVDPDADYPV